The Lactuca sativa cultivar Salinas chromosome 2, Lsat_Salinas_v11, whole genome shotgun sequence genome includes a window with the following:
- the LOC111901343 gene encoding uncharacterized protein LOC111901343: MRFKSLPSAIEMYRTYAVMAGFDVRLYTQREVGDYIKYKYVVYNRNGKPTIKYLDGKNKKNSKYKATGCQANIIFHPVKGTTDFMIYKFVELHNHEFLDPYHLRISRKIYYSNKELIIRASTVKIGATKAYKLKASFKGGFEHVKGKVTDYKILKRDVGGIISYKDAQLIVNKMIERKDHYPNYSFYYKCDENKILKSMFRADDTDKAYYNEFGDVISFDAVFHTNK, translated from the coding sequence ATGAGGTTCAAGTCTTTGCCTTCTGCAATTGAAATGTACAGAACTTATGCAGTTATGGCAGGTTTTGATGTGCGATTGTATACACAAAGAGAAGTAGGTGACTATATTAAATACAAATATGTAGTTTACAATAGGAATGGAAAGCCTACAATAAAATATCTTGATGGTAAGAATAAGAAGAATTCAAAGTACAAGGCTACAGGTTGTCAAGCAAATATCATATTTCATCCTGTTAAGGGAACTACTGATTTCATGATTTATAAGTTTGTAGAATTGCATAATCATGAGTTTTTGGATCCTTATCATTTAAGGATATCAAGGAAAATTTATTATTCAAACAAAGAGCTTATAATTCGTGCATCTACAGTAAAAATAGGCGCAACAAAGGCTTACAAGTTGAAGGCAAGCTTTAAAGGTGGTTTTGAACATGTGAAGGGCAAGGTTACTGATTATAAAATTCTCAAAAGAGATGTGGGTGGAATCATTAGTTACAAAGATGCTCAACTTATAGTTAATAAGATGATTGAACGCAAAGATCATTATCCAAATTATTCTTTTTACTACAAATGTGATGAAAATAAAATTCTGAAATCTATGTTTCGGGCAGACGATACGGACAAGGCATATTATAATGAATTTGGAGATGTGATTTCATTCGATGCAGTGTTTCACACTAATAAGTAA